The DNA region CTTGCGGAAAAAGGTCTGATCCAGATTCGCGTCTGGCGGGAAGAAGCGGCCAAGCTGGTCGTGGAAATCGAGGACAACGGGATCGGCATGGCGCGCTCGGCGCAAATGCGAAGAACGAGAACAAGGCCGGGGATCGGCCTGGACAATGTCCGGGAGCGGCTGCGCCTGCTCTTTAAAAACGACGGCCGGATGGACGTGATTTCTTCCGACCGGGGCACGCGGGTGCGGTTTACGATTCCTTTTTTGCTGGCAACGCCTTATGGCCGGGATCAAGATCAGGATCGGGATCGGGGGAGTGCCGGAGAAGCGGATTTGCCGGCGCTGCCGCCGGGCGGAATTTCAGCAACCTAAGCGATGGGAGGACGAAAACATGTGGAAAGTACTTCTGGTCGAAGACGAGGTGTTCGTTCGCGAATCGGTGCGGGAGATCATCGCCTGGGAAGAGCTCGGGTTTACCGTAGCGGGGGAAGCCGGCAACGGCAGCGAGGCGCTGGAGATGATCCGCCGCGATCCGCCCGACTTGGTGCTCGCGGATATCGTGATGCCGGAGATGGACGGCGTGGAACTGCTCCGGCGGACCCGGGAGGAAGGCTACCGCTCCCGCTTCATCATGCTGACCTGCATCGGCGAATTCGAATATGTGCGGCAAGCGATGGAATACGGCGCTTCCAACTATATTCTCAAGCTGTCGATGAGCGTCAATTCGCTGCGGGATACGCTGCGCAAAATGAGCGCGGAGCTGGCCAAAGACGATGCGGCCGCCACGCGAGTGGCAGGCGGTGCTGGGGGAGCCGCGCAAGAGACCGGCGCCGCTGGGCGGCAGGCGGATGACCATGGCCCCCAGACAGCGGCTTCCCCGCAGGCAGGCCGGCTCCTTCCAGAGGAGGAGCGGCTTCAACCGCCGTTCCCGCCGGTGCAAACGGACGCGGGAGCTTCCGCCTCCTCCCACGGCGGCCACAACGGCCCGCCGGCCTCCCCGAGCGCCGTCCCGGCTCAAGCCGAGCCGGCCGTCTCGCACCCGGAGGTGCGTAAAATTTTACAGTATATCGCCGAGAACTATCCGCAGGACATCACGGTCAAGTCGATGGCCCAATACGTGATGATGGGCGAAAACTACGTCAGCGCCTTGTTCAAGAAAAAAACCGGACAAACGCTGATTCACTACCTGCACCGGGTCCGGGTGGAAAAAGCGATGGACTA from Paenibacillus macerans includes:
- a CDS encoding response regulator, producing the protein MWKVLLVEDEVFVRESVREIIAWEELGFTVAGEAGNGSEALEMIRRDPPDLVLADIVMPEMDGVELLRRTREEGYRSRFIMLTCIGEFEYVRQAMEYGASNYILKLSMSVNSLRDTLRKMSAELAKDDAAATRVAGGAGGAAQETGAAGRQADDHGPQTAASPQAGRLLPEEERLQPPFPPVQTDAGASASSHGGHNGPPASPSAVPAQAEPAVSHPEVRKILQYIAENYPQDITVKSMAQYVMMGENYVSALFKKKTGQTLIHYLHRVRVEKAMDYLLHTDLPVHEIGHRVGFINDNYFIKIFKRLTHQTPSKYRQWNKPAK